The following proteins are encoded in a genomic region of Hymenobacter siberiensis:
- a CDS encoding acyl-CoA thioesterase — translation MLLADRIARAETRIFKAVFPNTTNHYDTLFGGTTLMLMDEVAFIAATRFSRLKMVTVSSERVDFTHPIPGGSLVELVANIEHVGRTSLKVRVELFVEQMYCEDRHKAVTGLFTFVAVDEHKQPVPILG, via the coding sequence ATGCTTCTTGCCGACCGTATTGCCCGCGCCGAAACGCGCATCTTCAAAGCCGTGTTTCCCAACACTACCAACCACTACGACACCCTCTTCGGCGGCACCACGCTCATGCTCATGGACGAGGTGGCCTTCATCGCCGCCACCCGTTTTTCACGCCTGAAAATGGTCACAGTTTCCTCCGAGCGGGTCGATTTCACGCACCCCATTCCCGGCGGCTCATTGGTCGAATTGGTGGCGAATATTGAGCACGTCGGCCGCACCAGCCTCAAAGTGCGCGTGGAGCTGTTCGTAGAGCAGATGTATTGCGAAGACCGCCACAAGGCCGTCACGGGCCTCTTCACCTTCGTGGCCGTGGATGAGCACAAGCAGCCCGTACCGATTCTGGGATAG
- a CDS encoding glycerate kinase: protein MNILIAPDSFKDALAAPLVCEHLRRGLQRTFPAANCRLLPLADGGEGTLETLAAVLGGVFVAAEVHDPLCRPIRAEYLWLPETATAVVEMARASGLERLADTERDAARTTTLGTGELLAHALDHGARHLVLTVGGSATNDAGLGLATALGYRFFDENGHTVPPTGEHLGRVRRIDAAEVHPRLAAVSCRVVTDVTNPFFGPTGAAHVFAAQKGADVAAIAHLDAGLRAFADVLQGTFGLAVQQLPGSGAGGGMAGGAAAFLQARISSAADWVLELTGADQLLQAADLLITGEGRVDGQTWQGKLLGRLLARAAHHAVPVVLVCGTLLEVDAVLADPNVLYATSILPEPLPLAEALRRTPALLETQGALLGRLLAHGGIHCKPAP, encoded by the coding sequence GTGAACATTCTCATTGCCCCCGACTCGTTCAAGGATGCCCTGGCCGCGCCGCTGGTGTGTGAGCACCTGCGGCGCGGGCTGCAACGGACTTTTCCGGCGGCAAATTGCCGGCTGTTGCCCCTGGCCGACGGCGGCGAAGGCACCCTAGAAACGCTGGCTGCCGTACTCGGCGGCGTATTTGTGGCGGCCGAAGTGCACGACCCGCTGTGCCGGCCCATTCGCGCCGAATACCTCTGGCTGCCCGAAACGGCCACCGCGGTGGTCGAAATGGCCCGCGCCTCGGGCCTGGAGCGGCTGGCCGACACGGAGCGCGACGCTGCCCGCACCACCACGCTGGGCACCGGCGAACTGCTGGCCCACGCCCTCGACCACGGCGCTCGCCACCTCGTACTCACGGTGGGCGGCAGCGCCACCAACGACGCTGGCCTGGGCCTGGCCACGGCCCTGGGCTACCGGTTTTTCGACGAAAACGGGCACACCGTGCCCCCCACCGGCGAGCACCTGGGCCGCGTGCGCCGCATCGACGCCGCCGAGGTGCACCCGCGACTAGCCGCCGTCAGCTGCCGCGTGGTGACGGACGTGACTAATCCATTCTTCGGGCCCACGGGCGCGGCCCACGTCTTTGCCGCCCAAAAAGGAGCCGATGTCGCCGCCATTGCCCACCTCGACGCCGGCCTGCGCGCTTTTGCCGACGTGCTCCAGGGCACGTTCGGGCTGGCCGTGCAGCAGCTGCCGGGCAGCGGGGCCGGCGGGGGCATGGCCGGCGGGGCGGCGGCCTTCCTGCAGGCGCGCATCAGCTCGGCCGCCGATTGGGTACTGGAGCTGACCGGGGCCGACCAGCTGCTGCAAGCCGCCGACCTGCTCATCACCGGCGAAGGCCGGGTAGATGGCCAGACCTGGCAGGGCAAGCTGCTGGGCCGGCTGCTGGCGCGGGCCGCCCACCACGCGGTGCCCGTGGTACTGGTATGCGGCACCCTGCTGGAGGTTGATGCCGTGCTAGCCGACCCGAACGTACTCTACGCCACCTCCATCCTGCCCGAGCCACTGCCGCTGGCCGAAGCGCTGCGCCGCACCCCGGCCCTGCTCGAAACCCAGGGTGCACTGCTGGGCCGGCTGCTGGCGCACGGCGGCATTCACTGCAAGCCAGCGCCTTAG
- a CDS encoding TonB-dependent receptor → MLHAFPFCRAAARLTFVAVLAAGLPGLAGAAVRPTTRLTAEDVLTRHVTLQAQAQTVKAVLATIESQVHIHFLYSQQLIGAERRVSVAAVDEPLSGVLQHLLAPLRIGYEVVSSGIVLAPTAAVAPIPVTGRVVDEQGAGMPGVTVLEQNTTNGTGTDGDGRFSLKVQPGATLVISAVGYKTQLLTVGERTSFDVRMVPSATDLGDVTVVGSRGLPRTDVERPMPVDVLNAKELQLTGQTDLAQQVQFNSPSFNSAKTGVNGVANYADPASLRGLSPDQVLVLVDGKRRHQFSALNLNVTVGAGTVVTDLNAIPTLAIERIEVLRDGAAAQYGSDAIAGVINLGLNKSTGVATAKVQYGVTQQGDGAQYLAGANYGVKLGKTNPGYLNMTLQYQHQSQTNRSDDYRGGIYSAFPALNSANPTPSATQIANENRLRTERGNVYPQVGQPFNVGVYGSNQADIYQGFYNLGIPLGDSKWSVYSFGGYSRKDILAYGFFRNAITTGSNYSPLHPDGYLPELPGRSDDYSAVVGLNRKLAGGWNLDFSTGYGYNYLDLFANKTANASMGTASPTDFYVGRSAFGQSTSEVNVSRNYTGLFGTKSFNVAFGSQFRADQFKLQRGSAESYFAGPLAASSGKSPGSNGRPGIAPDDETNATRTNVGVYVDLESDITTRLLLTTALRYENYSDFGSNVSGKFAGRFKVTEGISLRGSLNRGFRAPSLQQTFNSVTTSTVQSGAIVQTKQLRNDDPRLQPLGVAAPKAETSWNYSAGVAAQLGPNLLFTVDAYQIDIKDRIIDSERLIKSSIKALQTPAFDGISEIRFFTNAIDTRTRGVDLVTTYKTEFSERSRFTTSLALTFNQTNIVRTSDTPAQLQAGTTNRILLIDTVSIGLIERAQPRQKILLSATYTYGKFSITPRASYFGAVTAYEKPANRTVNGAVVYVPHISQEFKGKTLIDLALVYNPAKAVSLTLGGNNLFNVYPDKVDATRFGSYSNGEIPYTRNAAQFGFNGAYYYTNVTLTF, encoded by the coding sequence ATGTTGCACGCTTTCCCTTTTTGCCGCGCTGCTGCCCGGCTGACCTTTGTAGCCGTGCTGGCAGCCGGGCTGCCGGGGCTGGCCGGGGCCGCTGTTCGGCCCACCACCCGGCTCACTGCCGAAGACGTGCTCACGCGCCACGTCACACTTCAGGCTCAGGCACAAACTGTTAAGGCTGTACTAGCCACTATAGAAAGCCAGGTGCACATCCACTTTCTCTACAGCCAGCAGCTCATCGGAGCCGAGCGCCGAGTGAGCGTGGCAGCCGTGGACGAGCCCCTGAGCGGCGTGCTGCAACACCTGCTGGCCCCGCTGCGCATTGGCTACGAGGTGGTGAGCAGCGGCATTGTGCTGGCGCCTACTGCGGCAGTAGCGCCCATTCCGGTAACGGGCCGGGTGGTAGATGAGCAGGGCGCGGGCATGCCCGGCGTGACGGTGCTGGAACAAAACACCACCAACGGCACCGGCACCGATGGCGACGGCCGCTTCAGCCTGAAAGTACAGCCCGGCGCTACGCTGGTTATTTCGGCGGTGGGCTACAAAACCCAGCTGCTGACGGTGGGCGAGCGCACCAGTTTCGACGTGCGGATGGTGCCCAGCGCCACCGACCTCGGCGACGTGACGGTGGTAGGCTCGCGCGGCCTGCCCCGCACCGATGTGGAGCGCCCCATGCCCGTGGACGTGCTGAACGCCAAGGAATTGCAGCTCACTGGCCAGACCGACCTGGCCCAGCAGGTGCAGTTCAACTCTCCCTCGTTCAACTCGGCCAAAACCGGCGTGAACGGCGTGGCCAACTACGCCGACCCGGCCAGCCTGCGCGGCCTCTCGCCCGACCAGGTGCTGGTGCTGGTAGATGGCAAGCGCCGCCACCAGTTTTCGGCCCTGAACCTGAACGTGACGGTGGGCGCCGGCACGGTGGTAACGGATTTGAATGCCATTCCAACGCTGGCCATTGAGCGGATTGAGGTGCTGCGCGATGGCGCGGCGGCCCAGTATGGCTCCGATGCCATTGCCGGCGTTATCAACCTGGGCCTGAACAAGAGCACGGGCGTAGCCACGGCCAAGGTGCAGTACGGCGTCACGCAGCAGGGCGATGGGGCGCAGTACCTGGCCGGCGCCAACTACGGCGTGAAGCTGGGCAAAACCAACCCCGGCTACCTCAACATGACCCTGCAGTACCAGCACCAGAGCCAGACCAACCGCTCCGATGACTACCGGGGTGGTATCTACTCCGCGTTTCCGGCCCTGAACTCGGCCAACCCAACGCCTTCGGCCACTCAGATTGCCAACGAAAACCGCCTACGGACCGAGCGCGGCAACGTGTACCCGCAAGTAGGCCAGCCATTTAATGTGGGTGTATACGGCAGCAACCAGGCCGACATCTACCAGGGTTTTTATAACCTGGGCATCCCGCTGGGCGACTCGAAGTGGTCGGTGTATAGCTTTGGCGGGTATTCGCGCAAGGACATTCTGGCCTACGGCTTCTTCCGCAACGCCATCACCACCGGCTCGAACTACAGCCCCCTGCACCCCGATGGCTACCTGCCCGAGCTGCCCGGCCGCTCCGACGACTACTCGGCCGTAGTGGGCCTGAACCGCAAGCTGGCCGGCGGCTGGAACCTCGATTTCAGCACGGGCTATGGCTACAACTACCTCGACCTCTTCGCCAACAAAACGGCCAATGCCTCGATGGGCACAGCCTCGCCCACCGATTTTTACGTGGGCCGCAGCGCCTTCGGGCAGAGCACCAGCGAAGTGAACGTGAGCCGCAACTACACGGGCTTGTTTGGCACGAAGTCGTTCAACGTGGCCTTCGGCAGCCAGTTCCGAGCCGACCAGTTTAAGCTGCAGCGCGGCAGCGCCGAGTCGTACTTCGCCGGGCCGCTGGCGGCCAGCTCGGGCAAGTCGCCAGGCTCGAATGGCCGCCCCGGCATTGCCCCCGACGACGAAACCAACGCCACGCGCACCAACGTGGGCGTGTACGTCGACCTCGAAAGCGACATCACCACGCGCCTGCTGCTCACCACCGCCCTGCGCTACGAGAACTACTCCGATTTCGGCAGCAACGTATCGGGCAAGTTTGCCGGTCGCTTCAAGGTTACGGAGGGCATCTCGCTGCGCGGCTCCCTGAACCGGGGCTTCCGGGCGCCGTCGCTGCAACAGACGTTTAACAGCGTGACGACCTCGACAGTGCAGAGCGGCGCCATTGTGCAAACCAAGCAGCTGCGCAACGACGACCCACGCCTGCAGCCGCTGGGCGTAGCGGCTCCCAAGGCCGAAACCTCCTGGAACTACAGCGCCGGCGTGGCCGCTCAGCTGGGCCCCAACCTGCTCTTCACCGTGGATGCGTACCAGATTGATATCAAGGACCGCATCATCGACAGCGAGCGCCTGATTAAGAGCAGCATCAAGGCTCTGCAAACCCCGGCTTTCGACGGCATCAGCGAAATTCGCTTCTTCACCAATGCCATCGACACCCGCACCCGCGGCGTCGACCTGGTGACGACCTACAAAACCGAGTTCAGCGAGCGCAGCCGCTTCACCACCAGCCTGGCGCTCACCTTCAACCAGACCAACATCGTTCGCACCAGCGACACGCCCGCCCAACTGCAAGCCGGCACCACCAACCGCATTCTGCTGATTGACACGGTAAGCATCGGGCTGATTGAGCGGGCCCAGCCCCGCCAGAAGATTCTGCTCTCGGCCACGTACACTTACGGCAAATTCAGCATCACGCCCCGCGCCTCCTACTTCGGCGCCGTGACGGCCTACGAGAAGCCCGCCAACCGTACCGTGAACGGCGCGGTGGTATACGTGCCCCACATCAGCCAGGAGTTTAAGGGCAAGACGCTGATTGACCTGGCGCTGGTTTATAACCCGGCCAAGGCTGTATCACTTACTCTGGGCGGCAACAACCTGTTCAACGTGTACCCCGACAAGGTGGACGCTACCCGCTTCGGCAGCTACTCCAACGGTGAGATTCCTTACACCCGCAACGCCGCGCAGTTCGGCTTTAATGGGGCGTATTACTACACGAACGTGACGCTGACGTTCTAG
- a CDS encoding AEC family transporter — protein sequence MTNLVLLVLCLGLGAALRHWQLLPPTAAGVLNQLVVVVLLPALAFLHLAEARPEARLLLPILMPWLIFGVGWVFFALLGRRLGLARGTVGALILTGGISSVSFVGFPIFEMLYGPAGLAMGLVMSLAGSILISVTLGVVVGSWYGAARPTWRGMVGNVVRFPPFLAFVAALVAHLFGYRHPALVRGVLERLSSPFPVIALLAVGLQLQWRVPQARARLLAWGLGYKLLLAPLVVAVVYVGLLRQHGPATNICLLGAAIGPMNTAAVIADRYGLDPPLAAQMVGLGIPLSLPLLALLGWWLQ from the coding sequence ATGACCAACCTCGTTTTGCTGGTGCTGTGCCTGGGCCTGGGGGCCGCCCTGCGCCACTGGCAGCTGCTGCCGCCTACGGCGGCCGGCGTGCTGAACCAGCTGGTGGTGGTGGTGCTGCTCCCGGCCCTGGCCTTTCTGCACCTAGCCGAGGCGCGGCCCGAAGCCCGGCTGCTGCTGCCGATACTGATGCCCTGGCTGATTTTTGGGGTGGGCTGGGTGTTTTTTGCCCTCCTGGGGCGGCGGCTGGGGTTGGCGCGCGGCACGGTGGGGGCGCTGATTCTCACGGGCGGCATCAGCAGCGTGTCGTTTGTGGGATTTCCAATTTTTGAGATGCTGTACGGACCCGCCGGGCTGGCCATGGGGCTGGTGATGAGCCTGGCCGGCTCCATTCTCATCAGTGTGACGCTGGGCGTGGTGGTGGGCTCGTGGTACGGCGCGGCGCGGCCCACGTGGCGCGGCATGGTGGGCAATGTGGTGCGATTTCCACCGTTTCTGGCCTTTGTGGCGGCGCTGGTGGCGCACCTGTTTGGCTACCGGCACCCGGCGCTGGTGCGCGGCGTGCTGGAGCGGCTCAGCTCGCCGTTTCCGGTGATTGCGCTGCTGGCGGTGGGCCTGCAGCTGCAATGGCGGGTGCCCCAGGCCCGCGCCCGCCTACTGGCCTGGGGCCTCGGCTACAAGCTGCTGCTGGCCCCGCTGGTGGTGGCGGTGGTGTACGTGGGCCTGCTCCGGCAGCACGGGCCGGCCACCAACATCTGCCTGCTCGGCGCGGCCATCGGCCCCATGAATACGGCCGCCGTCATCGCCGACCGCTACGGCCTCGACCCACCGCTGGCCGCCCAGATGGTGGGGCTGGGCATTCCGCTCTCCCTCCCGCTACTGGCCCTGCTGGGCTGGTGGCTGCAGTAA
- a CDS encoding cation:dicarboxylate symporter family transporter, translating to MTFNRIFHNLTLWVLLAIVAGALLGHFEPATAVKMEFLGKRFIDVVKLFINPIIFLTITLGISTMGDLKKVGRIGGKALIYFEVVTTLALLIGVAVAALVRPGDGVSTEKLDTGKVGEFTKRAGDFSWGHFLADNLTLQVLIVAIIMGIVLSKYAGRKPIITLLKTASKYVFRGLHLVMLLAPIGAFGGMAFTIGKYGIATLLPLGKLMVTVYLTMAVFIFLILGSILRYCRIGMWSFLKYIKAELLIVLGTSSSEAGLPGLMEKLVGMGCAQPVVGLVVPTGYSFNLDGTTIYLSLATLFLAQVFKVELSVGQIITMMGILMVTSKGAAGVAGSGFVVLASTLTAMKVIPVEGLALLLGVDRFMSEARSITNFIGNGVATIFLAHNEGALDHARAEEALGRPMRRFTFGKSSRTPTSGEYLGTVAEADALEAAAEQETSRP from the coding sequence ATGACATTCAACCGCATTTTTCACAACCTCACGCTGTGGGTGCTACTGGCCATTGTGGCCGGGGCGCTGCTGGGGCATTTCGAGCCAGCCACGGCCGTTAAGATGGAGTTTTTGGGCAAGCGGTTCATCGACGTGGTGAAGCTGTTCATCAACCCGATTATTTTCCTCACCATCACGCTCGGCATCAGCACCATGGGCGACCTGAAGAAGGTGGGGCGCATTGGGGGCAAGGCGCTGATTTACTTTGAGGTAGTGACCACGCTGGCCCTGCTCATTGGGGTGGCGGTGGCAGCTCTTGTGCGGCCCGGCGATGGCGTGAGCACCGAAAAGCTCGATACTGGGAAGGTGGGCGAGTTTACGAAGCGGGCCGGCGATTTTTCGTGGGGTCACTTCCTGGCCGACAACCTCACGCTGCAGGTGCTTATCGTGGCCATCATCATGGGCATTGTGCTCAGCAAGTATGCCGGTCGCAAGCCCATCATCACCCTGCTGAAAACGGCCTCCAAGTATGTATTCCGGGGCCTGCACCTGGTGATGCTACTGGCGCCCATCGGGGCGTTTGGGGGCATGGCCTTCACCATTGGCAAGTATGGTATTGCCACGCTGCTGCCGCTGGGCAAGCTCATGGTGACGGTGTATTTGACCATGGCCGTGTTTATTTTCCTGATTCTGGGCTCTATTCTACGCTACTGCCGCATCGGCATGTGGTCGTTTCTGAAGTACATAAAGGCCGAGCTGCTGATTGTGCTGGGCACTTCTTCCTCCGAAGCAGGCCTGCCGGGCCTCATGGAAAAGCTGGTGGGCATGGGCTGCGCGCAGCCGGTGGTGGGCCTAGTGGTGCCCACGGGCTACTCCTTCAACCTCGACGGTACGACGATTTACCTCTCGCTCGCGACCCTGTTTCTGGCCCAGGTGTTTAAAGTCGAGCTTTCGGTGGGCCAGATTATTACGATGATGGGCATTCTGATGGTGACCAGCAAGGGCGCGGCCGGGGTGGCGGGCAGCGGCTTCGTGGTGCTGGCCAGCACGCTCACAGCCATGAAGGTGATTCCGGTGGAGGGCTTGGCCCTGCTACTGGGCGTGGACCGGTTTATGTCGGAAGCCCGTAGCATCACCAACTTCATTGGCAACGGCGTGGCCACCATCTTCCTGGCTCACAACGAAGGTGCCCTCGACCATGCCCGCGCCGAAGAAGCCCTGGGCCGCCCCATGCGGCGCTTCACCTTTGGCAAGTCCAGCCGTACGCCCACCAGCGGCGAATACCTCGGCACCGTGGCCGAAGCGGATGCGCTGGAAGCAGCAGCCGAACAGGAAACGTCGCGCCCATAG
- a CDS encoding alpha/beta fold hydrolase yields the protein MTPTLGTPNTPQSAGYAQLPELPAPMPPGVEAHFFPGFTVHAVATSGATIHVLRGGTGPPLLLLHGHPETHVMWHKIAGELARDYTVVLPDLRGYGDSSKPASSPDHGPHSFRSMAQDQVEVMAHFGFDTFFLAGHDRGGRVAHRLCLDHPGAVRKVCVLDIAPTLTMYADTNQEFATRYVWWFFQIQPTPVPENLIGFDPTYYLQHHLAVQNKTPGAIAPDALREYLRCYCCQNTIHAVCEDYRAAASIDLDHDRADDAAGHRVTAPLLALWGARGTVARLWNVVATWQAKATTVRGEALDCGHFLPEEQPQAVLAHFQTFFRD from the coding sequence ATGACCCCCACCCTCGGCACTCCCAACACCCCACAATCAGCAGGGTACGCGCAGCTACCGGAGCTGCCGGCCCCGATGCCGCCGGGCGTGGAAGCGCACTTTTTCCCGGGCTTCACGGTGCATGCCGTGGCTACGTCCGGGGCCACCATTCACGTACTGCGGGGCGGCACCGGGCCGCCGCTGCTGCTGTTGCACGGGCACCCCGAAACCCACGTGATGTGGCACAAGATAGCCGGCGAGCTGGCGCGCGACTACACGGTGGTGCTGCCCGACCTGCGCGGCTACGGCGATTCGAGCAAGCCCGCCAGCAGCCCCGACCACGGCCCTCACTCCTTCCGCAGCATGGCCCAGGACCAGGTGGAGGTGATGGCGCACTTCGGCTTCGACACCTTTTTTCTGGCCGGGCACGACCGGGGCGGGCGCGTGGCGCACCGCCTGTGCCTCGACCACCCCGGTGCCGTGCGCAAGGTATGCGTGCTCGACATCGCTCCTACGCTGACCATGTATGCCGACACCAACCAGGAGTTCGCGACGCGCTACGTGTGGTGGTTTTTCCAGATTCAGCCCACCCCCGTGCCCGAAAACCTGATTGGCTTCGACCCGACCTATTACCTGCAACACCACCTCGCCGTGCAGAATAAAACGCCCGGCGCCATCGCGCCCGACGCCCTGCGCGAGTACCTGCGCTGCTACTGCTGCCAGAACACCATCCACGCCGTGTGCGAGGACTACCGCGCCGCCGCCAGCATCGACCTCGACCACGACCGGGCCGACGACGCGGCCGGGCACCGTGTGACGGCCCCGCTCCTGGCCCTGTGGGGTGCCCGGGGCACGGTGGCCCGCCTCTGGAACGTGGTGGCCACCTGGCAGGCCAAGGCCACCACCGTGAGGGGCGAGGCCCTGGACTGCGGCCACTTCCTGCCCGAGGAGCAGCCCCAGGCGGTACTAGCCCATTTTCAGACATTTTTTCGGGATTGA
- a CDS encoding putative sulfate/molybdate transporter — MESSTLPSPAAPTRPPIRFDRNELAGAFGDLGTDLPLLIGVIAASGVDSAGVLILFGLMQVFTGLWYRIPMPVQPLKAFAALVIAQKIPGRVIFGGGLAIGVSMFFLSITGLIDALARLVPKAVVRGIQFGLALQLSTLALKQYVGADGAPGYALAAAAFTVTVVLFGNRRWPAALIVITLGVVYALVFKLDFATAQKAVGLHLPTWHLPQSADILTGAVLLALPQIPLSLGNSILATKQVAQDLFPEREPLTIKKISFTYALMNLANPFFGGFPVCHGSGGMVGHYAFGARTGGSVVIYGSIFLVMGLFFSQGFADVVQIFPLPVLGVLLLFEALSLATLLRDISSSRADLLVALLVGLLCAGLPYGYLVGLIVGTALYYAMQRGWVGLGK, encoded by the coding sequence GTGGAATCTTCAACCCTGCCCTCGCCCGCTGCCCCTACTCGCCCGCCCATCCGCTTCGACCGTAACGAGCTGGCCGGCGCGTTTGGCGACCTCGGCACCGACCTGCCGCTGCTCATCGGCGTTATCGCCGCTTCGGGGGTCGATAGTGCCGGGGTGCTGATTCTCTTCGGGTTGATGCAGGTTTTTACCGGGCTCTGGTACCGCATACCCATGCCCGTGCAGCCCCTCAAGGCTTTTGCGGCGCTGGTCATTGCCCAGAAAATTCCGGGGCGCGTCATTTTCGGCGGAGGGCTGGCCATTGGGGTCAGCATGTTTTTCCTCTCGATAACGGGGCTCATTGATGCGCTGGCGCGGCTGGTACCCAAGGCCGTAGTACGCGGCATTCAGTTCGGACTGGCGCTGCAGCTCAGTACGCTGGCCCTAAAGCAGTACGTGGGGGCCGATGGCGCGCCCGGCTACGCGCTGGCGGCGGCGGCTTTCACGGTTACGGTGGTACTGTTTGGCAACCGGCGCTGGCCGGCGGCGCTCATCGTTATTACCCTGGGCGTGGTGTATGCGCTGGTGTTCAAGCTCGATTTCGCCACGGCCCAGAAGGCGGTGGGCCTGCACCTGCCCACCTGGCACCTGCCCCAGTCGGCCGACATCCTTACCGGGGCCGTGCTACTGGCGCTGCCCCAGATTCCGCTTTCGCTGGGCAATTCTATTCTGGCTACCAAGCAGGTAGCGCAGGACTTGTTCCCGGAGCGGGAGCCGCTCACGATTAAGAAAATCAGCTTCACCTATGCCCTGATGAACCTGGCGAACCCGTTTTTCGGCGGCTTCCCGGTGTGCCACGGCTCGGGCGGCATGGTGGGGCACTATGCGTTTGGGGCGCGCACGGGCGGGTCGGTGGTCATCTACGGCAGTATTTTCCTGGTGATGGGCCTGTTTTTCAGCCAGGGTTTTGCCGATGTGGTGCAGATTTTCCCGCTGCCGGTACTGGGCGTGCTGCTGCTGTTCGAAGCGCTGTCGCTGGCCACGCTGCTGCGCGACATCAGCAGCAGCCGCGCCGATTTGCTGGTGGCGCTGCTAGTGGGACTGCTGTGCGCCGGGCTGCCGTATGGCTACCTGGTGGGGCTGATTGTGGGCACGGCCCTTTACTATGCCATGCAGCGCGGCTGGGTGGGCCTGGGGAAGTAG
- a CDS encoding tartrate dehydrogenase, with protein MKDYHLAVLPADGIGPEVIAASRQVLRKLEQLHGGVRFETQEFGWGSEHYEKTGAMMPADGLQQMEKGGFEAILMGPVGSPTIPDHVTLWGLLLPIRQGFDQYVNLRPMRQLDGVASPLRNPEQYPIDMVCIRENSEGEYAGVGGRVHRQRPQEVALQSIVFTRAGTERVMRFAFDYAQQHGRRLVTNVTKSNSMQHNMVFWDDIFQEMAAGYPAQATDQQLVDSMTARMVSQPETVDVFVASNLFGDILTDLGAALTGSMGLAPSANLNPERRYPSLFQAIHGSAFDLVGKNVANPIASIWSVQLMLEFLGETELASRLMHAIETVLREQRVRTRDLGGTSSTTDMTQAVCRALETEPALAKR; from the coding sequence ATGAAAGACTATCACCTCGCGGTTCTTCCCGCCGACGGCATTGGGCCGGAAGTTATTGCGGCCAGCCGGCAGGTGCTCCGCAAGCTGGAGCAGCTGCACGGCGGCGTGCGCTTCGAGACGCAGGAGTTTGGCTGGGGCTCGGAACACTACGAGAAAACCGGGGCCATGATGCCGGCCGATGGACTTCAGCAGATGGAGAAAGGTGGGTTTGAAGCCATCCTGATGGGGCCGGTGGGCAGCCCCACCATTCCCGACCATGTCACGCTGTGGGGCCTGCTGCTGCCCATTCGCCAGGGCTTCGACCAGTACGTGAACCTGCGGCCCATGCGCCAGCTCGACGGCGTGGCCTCGCCCCTGCGCAACCCCGAGCAGTACCCCATCGACATGGTGTGCATCCGCGAAAACTCGGAGGGCGAGTACGCCGGCGTGGGCGGGCGGGTACACCGGCAGCGGCCCCAAGAGGTGGCGCTGCAGTCCATTGTGTTCACGCGGGCGGGCACGGAGCGGGTGATGCGCTTTGCCTTCGACTACGCCCAACAGCACGGCCGCCGGCTGGTAACGAACGTGACGAAATCGAACAGCATGCAGCACAACATGGTGTTTTGGGACGATATTTTCCAGGAAATGGCGGCCGGCTACCCTGCCCAAGCCACCGACCAGCAGCTCGTGGACTCGATGACGGCCCGCATGGTGAGCCAGCCGGAAACGGTGGATGTGTTCGTGGCTTCCAACCTGTTTGGCGACATCCTCACGGACCTGGGGGCGGCGCTCACGGGCAGCATGGGGCTGGCCCCCAGTGCCAACCTCAACCCCGAGCGGCGCTACCCCAGCCTGTTTCAGGCCATCCACGGCTCGGCCTTCGATTTGGTGGGCAAGAACGTGGCCAACCCCATCGCCAGCATCTGGTCGGTGCAGCTGATGCTGGAGTTTCTGGGCGAAACCGAGCTGGCCTCGCGCCTCATGCACGCCATCGAAACGGTGCTGCGCGAGCAGCGCGTGCGCACCCGCGACCTGGGCGGCACCAGCTCCACCACCGACATGACCCAGGCCGTGTGCCGGGCGCTGGAAACGGAGCCGGCTTTGGCCAAACGCTGA